A stretch of Streptococcus sp. oral taxon 061 DNA encodes these proteins:
- a CDS encoding beta-N-acetylhexosaminidase translates to MVSFTGLSPKQAQSIEVLKNHISLPDVEVAVAQSDQASISIKGEGGHYQLTYRKPHQLYRALSVLATALEEGDKVEIEEQAAYEDLAYMADCSRNAVLNVASAKQMIEVLALMGYSTFELYMEDTYQIEGQPYFGYFRGAYSAEELQEIEAYAQQFDMTFVPCIQTLAHLSAFVKWGVKEVQQLRDVEDILLIGEEKVYDLIDGMFATLSKLQTRKVNIGMDEAHLVGLGRYLILNGVVDRSLLMCQHLERVLDIADKYGFHCQMWSDMFFKLMSADGQYDRDVEIPEETRVYLDRLKDRVTLVYWDYYQDSEEKYNRNFRNHHKISQDIAFAGGAWKWIGFTPHNHFSRLIALEANKACRANQIKEVIVTGWGDNGGETAQFSIFPSLQIWAELSYRNDLDRLSAHFKTNTGLSVEDFMQLDLANLLPDLPDNLSGINPNRYVFYQDVLCPILDKHMTPEQDKPHFAQAAETLTTIKEKAGIYAYLFETQAQLNAILSSKVDVGRRIRQVYQADDKDSLQGIARGELPKLRSQIEIFHALFSQQWLKENKVFGLDTVDIRMGGLLQRIKRAESRIENYLAGEISRIDELEVEILPFNDFYGDQDFAATTANQWHTIATASTIYTT, encoded by the coding sequence ATGGTAAGTTTTACAGGACTTAGTCCCAAACAAGCCCAATCTATCGAAGTATTAAAAAATCACATTTCTCTACCAGATGTAGAGGTGGCAGTCGCTCAGTCTGATCAGGCCTCCATCTCTATCAAGGGTGAGGGTGGCCACTATCAATTGACCTATCGAAAACCTCATCAACTCTATCGTGCCTTGTCTGTGCTAGCAACAGCTTTAGAAGAAGGTGATAAGGTAGAGATTGAAGAACAAGCAGCTTATGAAGATTTAGCCTACATGGCTGACTGTTCGCGCAATGCCGTGCTCAATGTCGCATCTGCCAAGCAGATGATTGAAGTCTTAGCTCTGATGGGTTATTCAACCTTTGAGCTCTACATGGAAGACACTTATCAAATTGAAGGACAACCTTACTTTGGTTATTTCCGTGGGGCTTATTCAGCTGAGGAATTACAGGAAATCGAAGCATACGCTCAGCAGTTTGACATGACCTTTGTCCCATGTATCCAAACCCTGGCCCACTTATCAGCCTTTGTCAAATGGGGTGTCAAAGAAGTCCAGCAACTCCGCGATGTAGAAGACATTCTTCTCATCGGTGAAGAAAAAGTCTACGACCTGATTGACGGTATGTTTGCGACGTTATCTAAACTACAAACTCGCAAGGTCAATATCGGAATGGACGAAGCTCACCTAGTTGGTTTGGGACGTTACCTTATCCTGAACGGTGTGGTTGATCGGAGTCTCCTCATGTGCCAACACTTGGAGCGCGTGCTGGATATTGCAGACAAGTATGGTTTCCACTGCCAGATGTGGAGCGATATGTTCTTCAAGCTTATGTCAGCAGATGGGCAGTATGATCGTGATGTGGAAATTCCAGAGGAAACGCGCGTTTATCTTGATCGTCTCAAAGACCGTGTGACCTTGGTTTACTGGGATTATTATCAGGATAGCGAAGAAAAATACAACCGTAACTTCCGTAATCACCACAAGATTAGCCAGGATATCGCTTTTGCAGGTGGTGCCTGGAAGTGGATTGGCTTTACACCACACAACCATTTCAGTCGTCTTATCGCTCTTGAAGCTAATAAAGCCTGTCGTGCTAATCAGATCAAGGAAGTCATCGTGACGGGTTGGGGGGACAATGGTGGGGAAACAGCCCAGTTCTCTATCTTTCCAAGCTTGCAAATCTGGGCAGAACTCAGCTACCGCAATGATTTAGACCGTTTGTCAGCTCATTTCAAGACCAATACAGGTTTATCGGTTGAAGACTTCATGCAACTTGACCTTGCTAACCTCTTGCCAGATCTACCAGATAATCTCAGTGGGATTAACCCTAACCGTTATGTCTTTTATCAGGATGTTCTCTGCCCAATTCTTGACAAGCACATGACACCTGAACAGGACAAGCCACACTTTGCCCAAGCAGCTGAGACTCTTACTACTATCAAAGAAAAAGCAGGCATTTACGCTTATCTTTTCGAAACTCAGGCACAGTTGAATGCCATTTTAAGTAGTAAAGTGGATGTGGGGCGACGTATCCGTCAAGTTTATCAAGCTGATGATAAAGACAGTTTGCAAGGAATAGCTAGAGGAGAATTGCCAAAACTCAGAAGCCAGATTGAAATCTTCCATGCTCTCTTTAGTCAACAATGGTTGAAAGAAAACAAGGTCTTTGGCTTGGATACAGTAGACATTCGTATGGGTGGGCTCTTGCAACGGATCAAGCGCGCAGAAAGTCGCATTGAAAACTATCTAGCAGGCGAAATCTCTCGTATCGACGAACTAGAAGTAGAGATCTTGCCATTCAACGATTTCTACGGGGATCAGGACTTCGCAGCCACAACGGCTAACCAGTGGCATACTATTGCGACAGCTTCGACCATTTATACAACCTAG
- a CDS encoding ROK family protein, translating to MTLATIDIGGTGIKFASLTPDGKILDKISTPTPETLEELLAWLDQRLSEQDYRGIAMSVPGAVNQETGVIEGISAIPYIHGFSWYEALAHHKLPVHLENDANCVGLSELLAHPEIENAACVVIGTGIGGAMIINGKLHRGRHGLGGEFGYMTTIEPAEKLNNWSLLASTGNMVRYVIEKSGQSDWDGRKIYQEAAAGNALCQEAIERMNRNLAQGLLNIQYLIDPDVISLGGSISQNPDFIKGVQKAVDTFVERYEEYTIAPVIQACTYHADANLYGALVNWLQEENQW from the coding sequence ACACCGACGCCAGAGACTCTAGAAGAGTTGCTTGCTTGGTTGGACCAACGTTTGTCAGAACAAGACTATCGTGGGATTGCTATGAGTGTGCCAGGTGCAGTTAACCAAGAAACAGGAGTGATTGAGGGAATTAGCGCCATTCCTTACATCCATGGTTTTTCTTGGTATGAGGCCCTTGCTCATCACAAACTACCTGTTCATTTAGAAAATGATGCCAACTGCGTTGGGCTGAGTGAATTGCTGGCGCATCCTGAGATTGAAAATGCAGCCTGTGTTGTCATTGGTACAGGAATCGGTGGAGCCATGATTATCAATGGGAAGCTACACCGTGGTCGTCATGGTTTGGGCGGTGAGTTTGGCTACATGACAACCATCGAGCCTGCAGAAAAGCTCAATAACTGGTCGTTACTAGCTTCTACGGGGAACATGGTTCGTTATGTGATTGAGAAATCAGGTCAGTCTGACTGGGATGGCCGTAAGATTTACCAAGAAGCTGCAGCCGGCAATGCTCTTTGCCAGGAAGCCATTGAGCGTATGAATCGTAATCTTGCTCAAGGCCTGCTCAATATCCAGTATCTCATTGATCCAGATGTGATTAGCCTAGGTGGCTCTATCAGTCAAAACCCAGATTTTATCAAAGGTGTGCAAAAAGCAGTAGATACCTTTGTGGAAAGATATGAAGAATATACAATCGCTCCAGTCATCCAAGCTTGCACCTATCACGCAGATGCCAATCTCTACGGTGCCCTTGTCAACTGGTTACAGGAGGAAAACCAATGGTAA
- a CDS encoding sugar ABC transporter permease, producing the protein MNKFSKTLRDNWIFLLMVLPGTIWLILFFYIPVFGNVVAFKDYHMTGEGFVHSIINSKWVGLDNFKFLFSSKDAFVITRNTVLYNLGFIFIGLIVSVGIAIILSELRSKQMVKIYQTSMLFPYFLSWVIISFFTDAFLNIDKGLINHTLEALGMKGINFYADVSIWPYLLLFLGIWKGFGYSSVMYYATIMGIDPTYYEAATVDGASKWQRIRNVTIPQLTPLVTVLTILAVGNIFRADFGLFYQIPHNAGQLYSVTNVLDVYVFNGLTQTADIGMASAAGLYQSVVGLILVILSNLLARRVDPNSALF; encoded by the coding sequence ATGAACAAGTTTTCAAAAACTTTAAGAGATAATTGGATTTTTCTCTTAATGGTTCTACCAGGAACAATTTGGTTGATTTTATTCTTCTACATTCCAGTTTTTGGGAATGTGGTTGCCTTCAAAGACTACCATATGACTGGTGAAGGATTCGTCCACAGTATTATAAATAGTAAATGGGTCGGACTAGATAACTTTAAATTCTTGTTTAGTTCCAAGGATGCCTTTGTCATCACTCGAAACACTGTACTTTACAACCTTGGATTTATCTTTATCGGTTTAATTGTGTCAGTTGGTATCGCCATTATCCTTAGTGAACTTCGCTCTAAGCAAATGGTTAAAATCTACCAAACATCTATGTTGTTCCCTTACTTCCTATCTTGGGTTATCATCAGTTTCTTTACAGATGCTTTCCTAAACATCGATAAAGGGCTTATCAACCACACCTTAGAAGCTCTTGGAATGAAGGGTATTAACTTCTACGCTGATGTAAGTATTTGGCCTTACCTTCTCCTTTTCCTAGGTATCTGGAAAGGCTTTGGATATAGTAGTGTGATGTACTACGCAACTATCATGGGTATTGACCCAACTTACTACGAAGCAGCGACAGTGGACGGTGCTAGCAAATGGCAACGTATCCGTAACGTAACCATCCCTCAGTTGACACCGCTTGTGACAGTATTGACCATCCTTGCAGTCGGAAATATCTTCCGTGCAGACTTCGGTCTCTTCTACCAAATCCCTCACAACGCAGGTCAGCTCTATAGTGTAACAAATGTATTGGACGTCTATGTCTTTAACGGATTGACTCAGACAGCAGATATCGGTATGGCTTCAGCAGCCGGTCTCTACCAGTCAGTCGTCGGTTTGATTCTCGTTATCCTATCAAACTTACTTGCAAGACGTGTTGATCCTAACTCAGCACTATTCTAG
- a CDS encoding carbohydrate ABC transporter permease, producing the protein MAKKIQKEKIDNVGIHSFSKKADIFFSIISGLLAFSCILPFIFVIIISVTDEKSIVQYGYSFFPSKFGVDGFQFLAQFKDKILQALFISTFVTVVGTLTNVFITTTYAYAISRSTFKYRKFFTIFALLSMLFNAGLVPGYIVVTQLLHLGDTIWALIVPMLLSPFNIMLMRSFFKKTIPEAILESARIDGASEARIFFQICLPLSLPGIATITLLTALGFWNDWFNALLYIKSDNLYPLQYLLMQIQNNMDYIAKSVGMSGQLAVALPKETGRMAMVVVATIPIAILYPFFQRYFVKGLTIGGVKE; encoded by the coding sequence ATGGCAAAAAAAATTCAAAAAGAAAAAATTGATAATGTTGGCATACACTCCTTCAGCAAAAAGGCAGATATTTTCTTTAGTATCATATCTGGTTTGCTGGCCTTCTCTTGTATCTTGCCTTTCATCTTCGTAATCATTATTTCAGTTACAGACGAAAAAAGTATTGTTCAATATGGATATAGTTTCTTCCCTTCTAAGTTTGGTGTAGATGGATTCCAATTCTTGGCTCAATTTAAAGACAAAATTTTGCAAGCACTCTTTATCTCAACCTTTGTGACAGTTGTCGGTACCTTGACAAACGTATTCATCACAACAACATACGCTTATGCCATCTCACGTTCAACATTTAAGTATCGCAAATTCTTTACAATCTTTGCTCTTCTTAGTATGTTGTTCAATGCTGGTTTGGTACCAGGCTATATCGTGGTAACTCAGCTACTTCACTTGGGTGATACTATTTGGGCCTTGATTGTTCCGATGCTTCTATCACCATTCAACATCATGTTGATGCGGTCTTTCTTCAAGAAAACCATTCCAGAAGCAATCCTCGAATCGGCTCGTATTGATGGTGCTAGTGAGGCGCGGATCTTCTTCCAAATCTGTTTACCACTCTCTCTTCCAGGGATTGCGACTATCACACTTTTGACAGCACTTGGATTCTGGAACGACTGGTTCAATGCCCTTCTTTACATCAAGAGTGACAACTTGTATCCATTGCAATATTTGCTCATGCAAATTCAAAACAACATGGATTACATTGCTAAGTCAGTTGGGATGTCAGGACAACTTGCAGTTGCCCTACCAAAAGAAACAGGCCGTATGGCTATGGTTGTAGTTGCAACTATTCCGATCGCGATTCTATATCCGTTCTTCCAACGCTACTTTGTAAAAGGTTTGACTATCGGTGGTGTTAAAGAATAA